TGATTGGCATTGTCAAAGAGTTTGCCGACCTCTGGGAACTCGCCGGTGTCCTTCTGCTTGGACACAAGAAAATCGAGGCCAGCGGTCATCACTTTGGGATCCACCTGGGTGTACTTTGCCGCCTGATGGAACGAGCGCATCACATAGGCCGTGAGCCAAGTGCTGCCCGAGGGATCGGACTTGCCGAAGGCACTGTAGGAGCCATCGTCATGCTTGTAGGTCAGCTCCCGCTGGTAGCCAATCTCCAGGAACTTCTTGGCCTTCGCCTCAATGCTGGGCATCTTGCGGTTGGTCACCTCCAGGTAGCTTAGCACCAAAATGTTGGGCACAAAGTTCACCATATTCTGCTCCCCGCAGCCGTAGGGCATGCGCACGAGATTGTCCAGATTCTGGAGCGTGGGACCCAGCAGATCTCCCACCACCGAGAACTCTATGAACTCTGAATCGCGCACAGCCTCCGTGGGTATTTGCACTTCGAGTGAGTCCGACAGCTCCGGTTGATCCTTGAGGTTGATGAAAACCGCTCGATTGACGAACTGCGTGACACCCTCGGGCTCTACCTTCAGCTTCTGGTGGATGGTGTCGCCGGCAATGGGTGAAGTGGCGGTAATTTTCAGGGTCGTCGAGCCCACAGTCTTGGGTCGTATCATAAAGGAAACGCTCTTGCCGCTGTTGGCGGGTATTGTGACGCGTTTCACGCGTCGCACCTCATCGCTGGCCTTCTCCTCCACCTCGTTGGTGGCCTCCGTGAACTCGTACTCCTTGTCCGCATTGTCCATGACGACCTCCGCATCAAGTGTTTTGTCCAAGTAGTTGAAAATGATGACGGGTATGGCTATGACTTCGCCTGCAAAAGAAAGAGTATGGCTTGAGGTTGAGTTTGATTTTCTTAGAGAGATTCGACTTACCCCTCTTCACGGAATATGGCAAATTGGTGGACACAAAGAATGGCTGAAAGACGCGAATTTTACTAGGGCTCTTGGTCAGCGCAATGCCCGAGCTGGGGTTCAGTGAGAAGCCCGTCACAACCCATGAGGTAATGGTATCCGGTATCTTCTTGGCCAATGTAAAGCCATCGGCATCCGTGCTGTTTTGGAgattaacaaaattaattttaaatcatttcTAAAGCCGCttacaacccacacacaaaaacataaaagccacgagccacaaaatgttttaaatgaatttttaaatattttctaatcaCCGCTTAAACAATGAAAAAcatgcagaaaacaaaacaataagcGGGAAATTTGTTAGTggaaaaaaaagggggaaattCTGTGGAATGTTTTTCTGTCTTGCACAAAACTTTTGAAGGATTCGGCTGCCAATTGAAATGGTAGGACGACAATACAAGGAACATTGAGTGCAAGGAAATTCTATTACTCGTGAGTGTTTAGGAATATCCAAGTGTCTGGAAAGCTTTGGCGTATCtgtggtgttggtgctgcGGGTGATGTTGGTGGTTCATAAAATTCAGTTCTAAATGCCGAAGCTGATTCGATTGCTGCATACGTAAACAGATTATCGAGTCCATCAGACATTGAGTAATaaactatttcattgaaccgATCTGGGAAAAGGATGTTAAATTATGTTAGGCAGACATCCATCGAGCAGCTTCAAGCTGCAAAAGTTCTCTGGATTTAGCTGAGAAATGTGTAATTTAATTCCTCAATTATTAATTTGTGTGCCAATTATTATGCTCCGATGAGTAGTCCCACAATTAACAATCGATTATAAGCCATAAAAGTGCACAAATAATTTACTCGTGAGTGTTTAGAAATATCCAAGTGTCAGGAAACTCTTTGCGTatctgtgctggtgctggttgtgGTGCATAAAATTCAGATCTGGATATCGAAGCACCATAGGCACGTGCTTCTACTGGCTCTCCAAACATGCCACGAGCCTCGAATACATCCGATCTTAAGTAAAGAACTTCATCATCAGCCCAATGCCAGCGGCTCAGAACTGGGAATAAAATATTGTTACATTTTATGCAGGCTGCCCTCATTGAGGAGTTTTAAGCTAAAGGAAAACCTAATCGAAGAGACCTGCCATGATGCATTTTTGGTGATTTATGGTTTGCCATATTtttgataaacattttttggttaGTCAAGCACAAAAGGCACACAAATAGCTATGCGAAAAACATGCTCATACTTTGCAGCATTATAAAAGATCCAATTTTCCGGAAACTCTTTGCGTATTTGGGGcactggagctggggctgagATTGCTggtggtattggtattggaaTCCCAGCTGCAGATGGCCTCATTGCCAAGAGATTTGTATTCATTAAACCAATTCCTGCGACTGGAAAGCGCTGCAGGGGGACTCTGGTGAACCAGCGTCTGACTGGCATGGAAATTCAAAAGAGGGACAGGAGCAACAGTTCCAGCAAGTTATTATGTTAAAGAAAGGATAGAAAAGTATTTAAAGTTTAGAGTTAAACCTATGGACacccagaaaaaaaaaacacacagacaaaaaagCGCACAACGGTTGGAGGTCTACAGTAGAGTTTAAAAGTCATTCTTGTTGGTTACTTTTCTTCATTGTAAAATATCCAGTTCTCCGGAAACTCTTTACGAATCTGTGGAATGACTGGAGCTGGAcctgaagctgatgctgcacCAGGGGCGCCTATTCCACTTGCCGACGCAATCGAAAATGCAACAGGCATTGGCGAATTGAGTACAAAGAAAGGTACTATAATATCATCTGCATCGgggatatatatatacatatttgtcATTAGTATTTAGTTAAAAGTTGCAGCTAGTTTTTGTGTCATTCGGAGTTAGATTTAAATCTACTTTTCTGTTGGTTTAGGAGCGCATTCGGAGTGGGTTTTCTTTCATGCACAAATTGTGTAGTTTAACCGTAGGACCCACCTCCCGTTGCCGGTGGAGTGCCAAATCCAGAGATCGGCAAAATTTGTGCGCACGCTGTCTGTTGGCTTCATTTCAATTGGCCCATCAACGGTATCTATATCGTCGTTTACTTCCTCTTCATATTCGATACTTTCCGTCATGTACAAATCATTATGATGAGCTGTTACGGGCGCTAAAATTTGGATCATTTACGATTACTCTTGGGCACTCTCCAGTGTGCCTGCAAATATTAGTATTGGTGCCTTAGAGCGACTTAGTTAAAGCCTTAGAT
The sequence above is a segment of the Drosophila subobscura isolate 14011-0131.10 chromosome U, UCBerk_Dsub_1.0, whole genome shotgun sequence genome. Coding sequences within it:
- the LOC117902051 gene encoding C3 and PZP-like alpha-2-macroglobulin domain-containing protein 8 isoform X6; this translates as MSDGLDNLFTYAAIESASAFRTEFYEPPTSPAAPTPQIRQSFPDTWIFLNTHDTDADGFTLAKKIPDTITSWVVTGFSLNPSSGIALTKSPSKIRVFQPFFVSTNLPYSVKRGEVIAIPVIIFNYLDKTLDAEVVMDNADKEYEFTEATNEVEEKASDEVRRVKRVTIPANSGKSVSFMIRPKTVGSTTLKITATSPIAGDTIHQKLKVEPEGVTQFVNRAVFINLKDQPELSDSLEVQIPTEAVRDSEFIEFSVVGDLLGPTLQNLDNLVRMPYGCGEQNMVNFVPNILVLSYLEVTNRKMPSIEAKAKKFLEIGYQRELTYKHDDGSYSAFGKSDPSGSTWLTAYVMRSFHQAAKYTQVDPKVMTAGLDFLVSKQKDTGEFPEVGKLFDNANQNELALTASVLLAFFENQELIPKYQSAIDKGVRYVAEEVDKTDDQYALSIAAVALQLAKHPQAEKVLAKLEGEAKQENDRKWWSKGTSTEINMWRPRSNDVEITSYVLLALLEQGPAESSLPIVKWLIGQRNSNGGFASTQDTVVGLQALTKFAQKTGSGTGTMDIDFVPSNGTKSTIKVEPANSLVLQTHVLPKTTRKVDFTAKGTGSAMVQLSYRYNLAEKDKKPSFKVTPTVKDTASNQLLVVDICAEYVPLEESDKDKDSNMAVMEIALPSGYVGDAESLSKIESVDRVKRVETKNSDSTVIVYFDSLTPGDVKCLPVEATKAHAVAKQKPAAVSLYDYYDTERRATEYYQVKSSLCDICEGSDCGSGCKKE